In Carassius auratus strain Wakin chromosome 46, ASM336829v1, whole genome shotgun sequence, the following proteins share a genomic window:
- the LOC113064081 gene encoding pecanex-like protein 3: MGSQALQILRQGVWASLTGGWYVDPHQSTFSNCFHLYLWIFLLAFPFLLYMALPASLVVAGVYCAVIAAFFMAIKAVNFRLHAMFDLGEIVEKRQASFTTDPNRVEEGEEGSGAHDGSQRRDSGVGVEMTVFRKVNSTPPVRCSSQHSLFGLNQVSEFLPQLEDPGGSKDIKELMQEQGSSNVIVTSAHRDVLRHNSQDNTSVAPSCMAGDYRGLIGVGDVLSGGFSNLHPTNCPSIPPSPSSQEDGDEKDHVDNGGVEQLSQRSPDGEGLRGYSRLGPSAESESLGDAPLSPLIKSSLSEELSENLLGLGLDPVTFAPGAEHPGSRTGMALAAGSTDSCFSGGGAATDRETLSTVSSYRSEKTDSTQLESPSVGQTHKPGSNAPSTALHQGKGPYQQPGDVIQGGSDTDDLSDSVLLRSPSKELSSGQGLDRTLVEGEDLPPLLAQPSLQDSSLSSSGPSETCDLDGGIPIPPLPPPRQASSVPSGLALGLVCSEPALPVSAPSYLLAEPPSLQAQQQVVRPKDLKLLRAGGSVGHRPGRRKAPRKRRTAGSSSFDCGSYRRHQSRGQHRDYIPVRSRLGAKAYSESLFEDSSDEDDGSDMSAGSSLGSQRRFSSDDEDDDEDDDSSSSTSCYSPDLTNTGITSQPVPPQLPSPREGEDPDTVGPSHSRSAQRSASTASAKTHARVLSMDGAGGGSNNTETLASTVLPLPLSSAPAPRPLTISKSDLEARTLHSEGFSRAHHRLDSLGGSWAGNQTGWRAGELLEEGAVGGAPEEGSKRDSVSSVKRTQAIRRRHNAGSNPTPPPSAMGSPPSLQDLQRVRTSSHSRTRTLPSALHFAASSLLLLPRSGVHEASTFDDTTEGAVHYFYDESGVKRSYTFGPAGGGYEDPVQERERERERQSQSSSFTSTDVQEVAPVLSMLQPRPVVLQGMQVRRVPLDMPEFDLDHESPHESQENTLMIEEKAKPKHYYRFWVLPGKWLRVRYDRLALLALLDRNRRIMENVFAVVLASLVAFLGFLLLFQGFFRDIWVFQFCLVIASCQYSLLKSVQPDAASPMHGHNWIIVYSRPVYFCLCCVLILIFDLVGHSDSMLPFTLYGVTFFSAQFLLCARDMLIVFTLCFPIIFLFGLLPQVNTFLMCLLEQVDMHIFGGTATTSPLSSVYSLLRSILVAALVYGFCLGAINAPWGEAHVPVLFSVFCGLLLALSYHLSRQSSDPTILWSLIRSKFFPELESRTPEEPPIEIKDPLPEKLRNSVKETLHSDLVMCPLMAIITFAISASTVFIALQPALSFVLYILAGVVGFSTHYLLPQLRKQLPWFCLAHPVLRSREYSQFEVRDAAQLMWFEKLYAWLQCVEKYFIYPAVVLNSLTTEAHTVSQNHDKPGAYGRALFISVAGMKLLRTSFCVPSQQYVTLCFTALFFQFDYPRFSQTFLLDYYCMSILFSKLWDLLYKLRFVLTYIAPWQITWGSAFHAFAQPFAVPHSAMLFVQAVFSALFSTPLNPVLGSAVFVTSYTRPVKFWERDYNTKRVDHSNTRLATQLDRNPGADDNNLNSIFYEHLTRSLQHSLCGDLLLGRWGNYSTGDCFILASDYLNALVHIIEIGNGLVTFQLRGLEFRGTYCQQREVEAITEGVEEDEGCCCCEPGHLPHMLSFNAAFGQRWLAWEVAATKYVLEGYSISDNNAASMLQVFDLRKILITYYVKSIIYYVTRSPKLEEWLANETVQEVLRPCLSPSYVDSDPTFNLNIDEDYDHRASGITPASFCLVYLEWIKYCNSRRQTPVESEKDSPLVTLCFGLCILGRRALGTASHSMSASLEPFLYGLHALFKGDFRITSPRDEWVFADMDLLNRVVAPGVRMSLKLHQDHFTSPDEYEDPVVLYDAITANEEKMLISHEGDPVWRSAILANMPSLLALRHVMDDGSDEYKIIMLNKRFLSFRVIKVNRECVRGLWAGQQQELVFLRNRNPERGSIQNAKQALRNMINSSCDQPIGYPIYVSPLTTSYAGVHVQLRSVWGGPISPHNIYTWFISSWDRLQKGCGAGCNSGGNIDDSDCGGGSTSISNNPAAHPPQNTVSSITQPHPTTVQPLMGTDNPVGPSWPLHPQPLTLALLSQSEGRMDAGLVSSLHRTSSIHGLLGQHLSSSQLSFSTSVALPLADRFCPSSLQDNPSHRVSQRGLGQGSGLPYEALYSKWSLPGRKGFNGPAVMEADGSASQSIRTQPLQPPLPILPSDVSPTLDPMGAVIPSETMPLTSSDPPSAREESTELPLLEHLR, translated from the exons ATGGGCTCTCAGGCTCTTCAGATATTGCGGCAGGGAGTGTGGGCTTCTCTGACCGGAGGATGGTATGTGGACCCTCATCAGAGTACCTTCTCAAACTGCTTTCATCTCTACCTCTGGATATTCCTCTTGGCCTTCCCATTTCTTCTGTACATG GCCCTTCCTGCCAGTTTAGTGGTGGCTGGTGTGTACTGCGCTGTGATAGCGGCCTTCTTTATGGCCATAAAAGCAGTGAACTTTCGACTGCATGCCATGTTTGACCTGGGCGAGATTGTGGAGAAGAGGCAGGCCTCGTTCACCACAGACCCCAATAGAGTGGAAGAAGGAGAGGAAGGCTCTGGTGCTCATGATGGAAGCCAACGCAG GGACAGTGGTGTGGGTGTAGAAATGACAGTGTTCCGAAAGGTGAACTCCACCCCTCCTGTACGCTGCAGTTCCCAACACTCGCTGTTTGGATTGAACCAGGTGTCG GAATTTTTACCACAGCTTGAAGACCCTGGAGGCTCCAAGG ATATTAAAGAGCTCATGCAGGAGCAAGGCAGTAGTAATGTGATCGTGACCTCTGCACATAGAGATGTCCTTCGACACAACTCTCAGGACAACACTA GTGTGGCACCATCCTGCATGGCTGGGGATTACAGAGGGCTAATTGGTGTGGGTGATGTATTGTCAGGAGGGTTTAGTAACCTGCACCCAACAAACTGTCCTTCCATCCCGCCATCCCCATCCAGCCAAGAAGATGGAGATGAAAAGGACCATGTGGATAATGGGGGTGTGGAGCAGCTGTCTCAGAGGAGCCCCGATGGGGAGGGTCTCAGAGGCTACTCCCGCCTTGGACCTTCAGCTGAGTCTGAGAGTCTGGGAGATGCTCCTCTCAGCCCTCTCATCAAGAGTAGCTTGAGTGAGGAGCTAAGCGAGAACTTGCTGGGCTTGGGCCTTGACCCAGTGACTTTTGCCCCTGGTGCTGAGCACCCAGGCAGCCGCACCGGGATGGCCCTGGCTGCAGGCTCCACTGACAGCTGCTTCAGTGGAGGTGGAGCTGCCACAGACCGAGAGACTCTTAGTACGGTCAGTAGCTACCGCAGTGAGAAAACTGACTCAACACAGCTTGAGAGCCCTTCAGTGGGCCAGACGCATAAACCTGGGTCTAATGCTCCTTCCACAGCATTGCATCAAGGTAAAGGCCCCTATCAGCAGCCTGGAGATGTGATCCAGGGCGGTAGTGACACGGATGACCTATCAGACAGCGTGCTGTTACGCTCACCCTCCAAAGAGCTCTCCTCTGGGCAGGGCCTGGACAGAACTCTGGTGGAGGGGGAGGACCTTCCCCCTTTGCTTGCACAGCCCTCCTTGCAGGACTCATCACTGTCTAGCAGCGGGCCTTCGGAGACCTGCGATCTTGATGGTGGCATCCCCAtaccccctcttcctcctccacgCCAGGCCAGCTCTGTACCGTCAGGGTTGGCACTGGGCTTGGTCTGCTCAGAGCCAGCTCTGCCGGTCTCTGCCCCTTCCTACCTCCTAGCAGAGCCACCATCTCTGCAAGCGCAGCAGCAAGTGGTGCGACCTAAAGATCTGAAGCTGCTGCGTGCCGGCGGCAGTGTGGGTCACCGTCCCGGTCGCAGGAAAGCTCCCCGTAAACGACGCACTGCTGGCAGTAGCAGTTTCGACTGTGGCTCCTACCGCCGGCACCAAAGCCGTGGCCAACACAGAGACTACATCCCTGTACGCAGCCGGCTAGGTGCCAAAGCCTACAGTGAGAGCTTGTTTGAGGACTCCAGTGATGAAGATGATGGCAGTGACATGAGTGCAGGTTCTAGTCTAGGATCCCAACGCCGCTTCAGCTCTGATGATGAAgacgatgatgaagatgatgattcTAGCTCCTCTACCTCCTGCTACTCCCCTGATCTAACGAATACCGGCATCACTTCCCAACCCGTCCCCCCTCAACTACCTAGCCCTAGAGAGGGGGAGGACCCTGACACAGTGGGACCCTCCCATTCTCGCAGCGCTCAGCGCTCAGCCAGCACAGCTAGTGCCAAGACTCATGCCAGAGTGCTAAGCATGGATGGTGCCGGTGGAGGCTCCAACAACACAGAGACTCTTGCGTCTACTGTGCTACCTTTACCTCTTTCTTCTGCTCCTGCCCCACGTCCACTCACTATCTCTAAATCAGATCTGGAGGCTCGGACACTGCACTCAGAGGGCTTCTCAAGGGCCCACCATAGGCTAGACTCTCTTGGAGGCTCCTGGGCTGGGAACCAGACAGGCTGGAGGGCAGGAGAGCTGCTAGAAGAGGGGGCAGTAGGAGGAG CCCCAGAGGAGGGTAGTAAGCGTGACTCTGTGAGCAGTGTAAAAAGGACGCAGGCCATTCGCAGGCGGCATAATGCTGGTAGtaaccccaccccacccccttCTGCCATGGGCTCTCCTCCAAGTCTTCAAGACCTTCAGAGAGTCCGGACTTCCTCTCATTCTCGCACGCGAACACTCCCCTCTGCTTTACACTTCGCTGCCTCCTCCTTGCTGCTGCTGCCCCGAAGCGGTGTTCATGAGGCATCCACCTTTGATGACACCACAGAGGGAGCTGTGCACTACTTTTATGATGAGAGTG GAGTAAAGAGGTCTTATACTTTTGGACCTGCTGGTGGAGGATATGAGGACCCAGTCCA ggagcgagagcgagagcgagagcgacAGTCACAGTCCTCTAGCTTTACCTCCACTGATGTGCAGGAGGTGGCGCCAGTGCTGTCTATGCTGCAGCCAAGGCCGGTGGTCCTCCAGGGCATGCAGGTCCGCAGGGTGCCTCTGGATATGCCAGAG TTTGACCTAGACCATGAGTCCCCTCACGAATCCCAAGAGAACACACTGATGATCGAGGAAAAGGCCAAGCCTAAACATTATTATCGTTTCTGGGTGCTGCCGGGGAAATGGCTAAGAGTTCGTTATGACCGGCTTGCTTTGCTAGCCTTACTGGACAGGAACCGACGCATAATGGAGAATGTGTTTGCTGTGGTGTTGGCCAGCTTAGTGGCATTCCTAGGCTTCCTGTTGCTATTCCAGGGCTTCTTTAGGGACATCTGGGTCTTCCAGTTCTGCCTAGTCATTGCCAGCTGTCAGTACTCCTTGTTAAAG AGTGTGCAGCCTGATGCGGCATCTCCGATGCAT GGCCATAACTGGATCATCGTGTACAGCCGACCAGTGTATTTCTGCTTGTGTTGTGTGCTGATCTTGATATTTGACCTGGTTGGCCACTCAGACAGTATGCTGCCTTTCACCCTCTATGGGGTCACCTTCTTCTCCGCCCAATTTCTGCTCTGCGCTAGAGACATGCTCATAG TGTTCACCCTCTGTTTTCCAATCATCTTCCTGTTTGGGCTTCTACCTCAGGTCAACACGTTCCTCATGTGTTTGTTGGAACAGGTGGACATGCACATATTTGGTGGAACTG CAACCACAAGCCCCCTGTCTTCAGTCTATAGTCTGTTACGCAGTATATTGGTGGCGGCTCTGGTCTATGGATTTTGTCTTGGTGCCATCAAT gCTCCGTGGGGAGAGGCACATGTCCCGGTGCTCTTCTCTGTGTTCTGTGGCCTCCTCCTGGCCTTGTCCTATCATCTGAGCAGGCAAAGCAGTGACCCGACCATCCTCTG GTCTCTGATCCGCTCCAAGTTCTTCCCAGAGCTGGAGAGCCGAACACCGGAAGAGCCCCCAATAGAGATTAAAGACCCTCTTCCAGAGAAATTGCGCAATTCTGTG AAAGAGACTCTTCACTCAGATCTGGTCATGTGCCCTCTTATGGCCATTATCACCTTCGCCATTAGTGCCAGCACAGTCTTTATTGCTCTGCAG CCTGCTCTCAGTTTCGTCCTGTACATCTTGGCTGGGGTGGTGGGGTTCTCCACACACTACCTCCTGCCTCAGCTCCGCAAACAGCTGCCCTGGTTCTGCTTGGCCCACCCTGTGCTGCGCTCCAGAGAATACAGCCAGTTTGAGGTCCGAG atgCGGCTCAGCTCATGTGGTTTGAGAAGCTGTATGCATGGCTGCAGTGTGTGGAGAAGTATTTCATCTACCCAGCTGTAGTTCTCAACTCCCTAACCACTGAAGCTCACACTGTCAGCCAAAACCATGACAAACCTGGAGCCTA tGGCCGCGCTCTATTCATCTCAGTGGCTGGAATGAAGCTGCTTCGTACATCCTTCTGTGTCCCGTCTCAGCAGTATGTCACTCTGTGCTTCACCGCCCTCTTCTTCCAATTCGACTACCCACGTTTTTCACAGACCTTCCTCCTCGACTACTACTGCATGTCCATCCTCTTCAGCAAG CTGTGGGATCTGCTGTATAAGCTGCGTTTTGTGCTGACCTACATTGCACCTTGGCAGATCACATGGGGTTCTGCTTTCCACGCCTTCGCTCAGCCATTCGCCGTTCCCC ACTCAGCCATGTTGTTTGTGCAAGCTGTGTTTTCAGCTCTTTTTTCCACTCCTCTCAACCCTGTGTTGGGCAGTGCTGTTTTTGTTACTTCATACACCCGGCCTGTGAAGTTCTGGGAGCGAGATTACAA CACCAAACGAGTGGATCACTCCAACACACGTCTGGCCACACAGCTGGACCGCAACCCTG GTGCTGATGATAACAACTTGAACTCTATCTTCTACGAGCATCTGACACGTTCTCTGCAGCACTCGCTGTGTGGGGACCTTCTGCTGGGCCGCTGGGGAAACTACAGCACCGGAGACTGCTTCATCCTGGCATCCGACTACCTCAATGCTCTCGTACACATCATTGAGATCGGCAACGGCCTCGTCACTTTCCAGCTCAGAGGCTTGGAGTTCAGAG GAACATATTGCCAGCAGAGGGAGGTGGAGGCGATCACTGAAGGGGTGGAGGAAGATGAAGGCTGTTGCTGCTGTGAGCCAGGTCATCTCCCCCACATGCTCTCCTTTAATGCGGCCTTTGGTCAGCGCTGGTTGGCTTGGGAGGTAGCCGCCACCAAATACGTCCTGGAGGGCTACAGCATTAGCGACAACAATGCAGCTTCCATGCTTCAAGTATTCGACCTGCGCAAAATTCTCATCACATATTATGTCAAG AGTATCATCTACTATGTGACCCGCTCTCCCAAACTGGAGGAGTGGTTGGCCAATGAGACAGTTCAGGAAGTGTTGCGGCCTTGCCTCAGCCCTTCCTACGTGGATAGTGACCCCACCTTCAATCTGAACATAGATGAAGACTACGACCACCGTGCTTCTGGCATCACTCCAGCTTCCTTCTGTCTGGTGTACCTGGAGTGGATAAAATACTGCAACAGCCGCAGACAAACG CCAGTTGAGAGTGAGAAGGATTCCCCTCTGGTCACACTGTGTTTTGGGTTGTGTATTCTGGGCCGTCGAGCTCTGGGCACTGCCTCACACAGCATGTCAGCCAG CTTGGAGCCTTTTCTCTACGGCCTTCATGCCCTGTTCAAGGGCGACTTTCGTATCACCTCTCCTAGAGATGAGTGGGTTTTTGCAGACATGGACCTGCTGAACAGGGTGGTGGCTCCAGGTGTACGGATGTCCCTCAAACTGCACCAG GATCACTTCACCTCTCCTGATGAGTATGAGGACCCAGTGGTGCTGTACGATGCTATCACTGCTAATGAAGAGAAGATGCTCATCTCTCATGAGGGCGATCCTGTGTGGCGCAGTGCTATTCTGGCTAACATGCCTTCTCTGCTTGCTCTCCGCCATGTTATGGATGACGGCAGTGACGAGTACAAGATCATCATGCTGAACAAACGCTTCCTTAGCTTCAGAGTCATCAAG GTAAACCGGGAGTGTGTGCGTGGGCTATGGGCTGGACAGCAGCAGGAGCTGGTCTTCCTGCGGAACCGGAACCCTGAACGCGGTAGCATCCAGAATGCCAAGCAAGCCCTGAGGAACATGATTAACTCATCCTGTGACCAGCCCATCGGATACCCCATCTACGTCTCCCCACTCACCACCTCCTACGCAGGGGTCCATGTCCAGTTACGTTCGGTCTGGGGAGGTCCCATCAGCCCCCACAACATTTACACCTGGTTCATCAGCAGCTGGGACAG GCTTCAGAAGGGATGTGGTGCCGGATGTAACAGTGGGGGGAATATTGATGATTCAGACTGTGGTGGCGGCTCTACCTCCATCAGTAACAACCCTGCAGCTCATCCTCCCCAGAACACAGTGTCCAGCATCACTCAGCCTCATCCCACTACTGTACAGCCCTTGATGG GGACTGACAACCCTGTTGGGCCTTCCTGGCCGCTTCATCCCCAGCCCCTAAC